From Acidobacteriota bacterium, a single genomic window includes:
- a CDS encoding VWA domain-containing protein, with translation MPSTRTCAVLAVLAGLLLAGAGVTAQQQPLFRSGTQLVDLFVTVTDRNGRLVPDLLREDFAVFDDGEPAEIVLFENDVRPITVVVMLDTSASMDLNRRRLMAGAEQFLIRMLPFDRARVGAFNDKVEIEPAEFIGDRDELIRWLPRLDFGNSTRVYDAAATALEALADVPGRRVVLLFTDGDDTDSDASSRDVLNRAIADEVMIYSIGFESNYFNGARFVTTRPDRNLRRFAEETGGGYFELTEAADLGPTFTRVAQELHSQYVIGFTPQRDGRRHEIEVRIRQRGMEARARRSYAAPTATNDGP, from the coding sequence ATGCCTTCTACACGAACGTGCGCGGTTCTGGCGGTCCTGGCCGGACTGCTCCTGGCGGGCGCGGGCGTCACGGCGCAGCAGCAGCCCCTGTTCCGGAGCGGCACGCAACTGGTCGACCTGTTCGTCACGGTCACCGACCGCAACGGCCGCCTCGTGCCGGATCTGCTCCGCGAGGACTTCGCGGTCTTCGACGACGGCGAGCCGGCCGAGATCGTGCTGTTCGAGAACGACGTGCGCCCCATCACGGTCGTCGTCATGCTCGACACCAGCGCGAGCATGGACCTGAACCGCCGGCGCCTGATGGCCGGGGCCGAGCAGTTCCTGATCCGGATGCTGCCGTTCGACCGAGCGCGCGTCGGCGCGTTCAACGACAAGGTCGAGATCGAACCGGCGGAGTTCATCGGCGACCGCGACGAGTTGATCCGCTGGCTGCCCCGGCTCGACTTCGGGAACTCGACGCGGGTCTACGACGCCGCCGCAACGGCCCTCGAGGCGCTCGCGGACGTGCCCGGCCGGCGCGTCGTGCTGCTCTTCACCGACGGCGACGACACCGACAGCGACGCCAGCTCCCGCGACGTGCTCAACCGGGCCATCGCGGACGAGGTGATGATCTACTCCATCGGCTTCGAGAGCAACTACTTCAACGGGGCGCGCTTCGTGACGACGCGTCCGGACCGCAACCTGCGGCGGTTCGCGGAAGAGACCGGCGGCGGCTACTTCGAGCTGACCGAGGCGGCCGATCTGGGGCCGACCTTCACGCGGGTCGCCCAGGAGCTGCACAGCCAGTACGTCATCGGCTTCACGCCGCAGCGCGACGGCCGGAGGCACGAGATCGAGGTGCGCATCAGGCAGCGCGGAATGGAGGCGCGGGCGCGGCGCTCTTACGCCGCACCGACGGCCACCAACGACGGTCCCTGA
- the metH gene encoding methionine synthase, whose product MVTSNVRQTLDDALRERILILDGPMGTMIQRRGLDEADFRGPRFADHPQDLKGNNDLLVLTRPDVIEDIADEYLAAGADVVETNTFSGTSIAQGDYGLESVVHELNVEAARIARRAAARWTARTPERPRYVAGAIGPTNRTLSISPDVNDQTFRASTFDALRDAYAEQARGLIEGGCDLLLIETIFDTLNAKAAISAVRQVFDEQGSELPLMLSVTITDRSGRTLSGQTIDAFWVSVAHARPFSVGINCALGARDMRPYLAELARVADTWVSCYPNAGLPNAFGEYDEQAAETAGLLREFATSGFVNLLGGCCGTTPDHIRAICEAVADVPPRRLPASDAPRATELSGLERLAVRPDANFLMIGERTNVTGSRRFARLIREEDYAAAADVALEQVRGGANVVDVNMDEGMLDSEACMTRFLRLIATEPEIARVPIMVDSSKWSVLEAGLKCVQGKGIVNSISLKEGEEAFLDQARRIRGYGAAMVVMAFDETGQADTIERKVEICERAYRLLTEQAGVAPEDIIFDPNILAVATGLEEHADYAVNFIEATRIIKARCPGAKVSGGVSNLSFSFRGNDVVREAMHAAFLYHAVRAGMDMGIVNAGQLAVYEDIPADLLTHVEDVIFNRRSDATERLVRFAEGVRGTGRQREVDLGWREAGVEERLSHALVHGIVDFIEADVEEARQQCARPLDVIEGPLMNGMKVVGDLFGAGKMFLPQVVKSARAMKKAVAWLQPFMEADQLAGSTQGKIVLATVKGDVHDIGKNIVGVVLRCNSYEVIDLGVMVPCDRILQTAADEGADLVGLSGLITPSLDEMVFVAGEMKRRGMPTPLLIGGATTSRQHTAVKIAPSFDGSTVHVADASRVVDVVSGLLNPSRREDFDADNRADQARLREQFARRGRRKLATWAEARANPFRTDWDTADLPVPAFSGRRWIEPALEELTPFIDWTFFFAAWELKGRFPAILDHPAQGAAARELHDHARELLAEIVAARSLTARGVYGFWPASTDGDDVVLHDPETSAAAGGGAELVRFPMLRQQESFGDDRPYRSLADFVVPAGLGLTDYVGAFAVTAGIGVDDLVERYERDHDDYRAIMVKALADRLAEAFAEMLHARVRREWGYEPGEALSNDDLIAERYRGIRPAFGYPACPDHSEKFKLFDLLDARAAGLDLTESAAMTPAASVSGLYFAHPESRYFTVGRIGADQAAAYAARKGLPVDEVERWLAACLAYDPASAPAAVAAG is encoded by the coding sequence ATCGTGACCAGCAACGTACGACAGACACTCGACGACGCCCTGCGCGAGCGGATCCTGATCCTCGACGGCCCGATGGGGACGATGATCCAGCGGCGCGGGCTCGACGAGGCCGACTTCCGCGGGCCGCGCTTCGCGGACCATCCCCAGGATCTGAAGGGCAACAACGACCTGCTCGTGCTGACCCGCCCGGACGTGATCGAGGACATCGCGGACGAGTACCTCGCGGCCGGCGCCGACGTCGTCGAGACCAACACGTTCAGCGGCACGTCCATCGCGCAGGGGGACTACGGGCTCGAGTCCGTAGTCCACGAGCTCAACGTCGAGGCGGCGCGAATCGCCAGGCGGGCCGCCGCGCGCTGGACCGCCCGGACGCCGGAACGCCCTCGCTATGTGGCCGGTGCGATCGGGCCAACCAATCGGACGCTCTCGATCTCGCCGGACGTCAACGACCAGACGTTCCGCGCGTCCACCTTCGACGCGTTGCGCGACGCCTACGCCGAGCAGGCCCGCGGGCTGATCGAGGGGGGCTGCGACCTGCTGCTGATCGAGACGATATTCGACACGCTCAACGCGAAGGCGGCCATCTCGGCCGTCCGGCAGGTGTTCGACGAGCAGGGGAGCGAGCTGCCGCTGATGCTCTCGGTGACCATCACCGATCGCAGCGGCCGCACCCTGTCGGGCCAGACCATCGACGCGTTCTGGGTGTCGGTGGCCCACGCCCGGCCTTTCTCGGTCGGCATCAACTGCGCGCTCGGCGCCCGCGACATGCGGCCGTACCTGGCGGAGCTCGCCCGCGTCGCCGACACCTGGGTGAGCTGCTACCCCAACGCGGGTCTGCCGAACGCGTTCGGCGAGTACGACGAGCAGGCCGCGGAGACGGCGGGGTTGCTGCGCGAGTTCGCGACCAGCGGCTTCGTGAACCTGCTCGGCGGCTGCTGCGGCACGACGCCGGACCACATCCGGGCGATCTGCGAGGCGGTGGCGGACGTGCCGCCGCGCCGGCTTCCGGCTTCCGATGCGCCGCGGGCCACCGAGCTGAGCGGGCTCGAACGGCTCGCCGTGCGGCCCGACGCCAACTTCCTGATGATCGGCGAGCGGACCAACGTGACCGGCTCGCGCCGTTTCGCGCGATTGATTCGCGAGGAGGACTACGCCGCCGCGGCCGACGTCGCCCTCGAGCAGGTGCGCGGGGGCGCCAACGTCGTCGACGTCAACATGGACGAGGGGATGCTCGACTCCGAGGCGTGCATGACGCGCTTCCTGCGCCTGATCGCCACCGAGCCGGAGATCGCCCGCGTCCCGATCATGGTCGACAGCTCGAAGTGGTCGGTGCTAGAGGCGGGGCTCAAGTGCGTCCAGGGCAAGGGCATCGTCAACTCCATCAGCCTGAAGGAGGGCGAGGAGGCATTCCTCGACCAAGCGCGCCGCATCCGGGGCTACGGCGCCGCGATGGTCGTGATGGCGTTCGACGAGACCGGCCAGGCCGACACCATCGAGCGCAAGGTGGAGATCTGCGAGCGCGCCTACCGGCTGCTCACCGAGCAGGCCGGCGTGGCGCCCGAGGACATCATCTTCGACCCGAACATCCTCGCCGTCGCCACCGGGCTCGAGGAGCACGCCGATTACGCGGTCAACTTTATCGAGGCGACGCGGATCATCAAGGCGCGCTGCCCCGGCGCGAAGGTGAGCGGCGGGGTCAGCAACCTGTCGTTCTCGTTCCGCGGCAACGACGTGGTGCGCGAGGCGATGCACGCCGCGTTCCTCTACCACGCGGTGCGCGCCGGCATGGACATGGGGATCGTCAACGCCGGCCAGCTCGCGGTCTACGAGGACATCCCGGCCGACCTGCTGACCCACGTCGAGGACGTCATCTTCAATCGGCGTTCCGACGCCACCGAGCGGCTGGTGCGCTTCGCCGAGGGCGTGCGGGGAACCGGGCGGCAGCGCGAGGTGGATCTGGGCTGGCGCGAGGCGGGGGTCGAAGAGCGGCTTTCGCACGCCCTGGTGCACGGCATCGTCGATTTCATCGAGGCCGACGTGGAGGAGGCGCGGCAGCAGTGCGCGCGTCCGCTCGACGTCATCGAAGGGCCGCTGATGAACGGCATGAAGGTGGTGGGCGACCTGTTCGGCGCGGGCAAGATGTTCCTGCCGCAGGTGGTCAAGAGCGCCCGCGCCATGAAGAAGGCGGTCGCCTGGCTGCAGCCGTTCATGGAGGCGGACCAGCTCGCGGGGTCGACGCAGGGGAAGATCGTGCTCGCGACGGTCAAGGGCGACGTGCACGACATCGGCAAGAACATCGTCGGCGTCGTGCTGCGCTGCAACAGCTACGAGGTGATCGACCTGGGGGTGATGGTTCCCTGCGACCGGATCCTGCAGACCGCGGCGGACGAGGGGGCGGACCTGGTCGGATTGAGCGGGCTGATCACGCCGTCGCTCGACGAGATGGTGTTCGTGGCCGGCGAGATGAAACGCCGCGGCATGCCGACGCCGCTCCTCATCGGCGGGGCCACGACGTCGCGGCAGCATACCGCGGTCAAGATCGCGCCGTCGTTCGACGGGAGCACGGTCCACGTGGCCGATGCCTCGCGGGTCGTGGATGTCGTCTCCGGCCTGCTGAACCCGAGTCGCCGGGAAGATTTCGATGCCGACAACCGCGCCGACCAGGCCCGGTTGCGCGAGCAGTTCGCGCGGCGGGGGCGACGGAAGCTGGCGACCTGGGCGGAAGCGCGGGCCAACCCGTTCCGCACGGACTGGGACACGGCGGACCTGCCGGTGCCGGCGTTCAGCGGCCGGCGGTGGATCGAGCCGGCCCTCGAAGAGCTGACGCCGTTCATCGACTGGACGTTCTTCTTCGCCGCGTGGGAGCTGAAGGGCCGCTTCCCGGCGATTCTCGACCACCCGGCGCAGGGCGCGGCGGCGCGCGAGCTCCACGACCACGCGCGGGAGTTGCTGGCGGAGATCGTCGCGGCGCGCAGCCTGACCGCGCGCGGGGTGTACGGCTTCTGGCCCGCGAGCACGGATGGGGACGACGTCGTCCTCCACGACCCGGAGACGTCCGCGGCGGCAGGGGGCGGCGCGGAGCTCGTGCGCTTCCCGATGCTGCGCCAGCAGGAGTCGTTCGGCGACGACCGGCCGTACCGCTCGCTGGCGGACTTCGTCGTTCCCGCCGGCCTGGGGCTGACGGACTACGTAGGGGCGTTCGCGGTGACCGCCGGCATCGGCGTCGACGATCTCGTGGAGCGCTACGAGCGGGACCACGACGACTACCGCGCGATCATGGTCAAGGCTCTGGCCGACCGCCTGGCCGAGGCGTTCGCGGAGATGCTGCACGCGCGCGTCCGCCGCGAGTGGGGGTACGAGCCCGGGGAGGCTCTCTCGAACGACGACCTCATCGCCGAGCGCTACCGCGGGATCCGCCCCGCTTTCGGCTACCCGGCCTGCCCGGACCACAGCGAGAAGTTCAAGCTCTTCGATCTGCTCGACGCGCGCGCCGCCGGTCTGGACCTGACCGAGAGCGCCGCGATGACCCCGGCGGCCAGCGTCAGCGGCCTGTACTTCGCGCATCCGGAATCGCGGTACTTCACCGTCGGCCGCATAGGCGCCGACCAGGCGGCGGCGTACGCCGCCCGCAAGGGGCTGCCGGTCGACGAAGTCGAGCGCTGGCTGGCCGCCTGTCTCGCCTACGATCCGGCCAGCGCTCCCGCCGCGGTCGCCGCCGGGTAG
- a CDS encoding bifunctional (p)ppGpp synthetase/guanosine-3',5'-bis(diphosphate) 3'-pyrophosphohydrolase: protein MYSARVEHAVTTMLEAHGLRRRKEGRGFEASHALSVALITADFGLDEDTVVAALLHDTLEDTDLDPGVIETRFGKPVLRMVQDVSEPPRPARWKTRKLAYLEQLRTTPRLGSLAVASADKIHNLTKMVVGIESRGAAFLHAFSAGLDEMQWYQNAVYDLAAERWRHAILEEHRRRLDAFLEAASALEGRE from the coding sequence ATGTATTCCGCCCGCGTCGAGCACGCCGTCACCACGATGCTCGAGGCGCACGGCCTCCGCCGACGCAAGGAGGGCCGCGGATTCGAGGCGTCCCACGCGCTGTCGGTCGCGCTCATCACCGCGGACTTCGGCCTCGACGAGGACACCGTCGTCGCGGCGCTGCTGCACGACACGCTCGAGGACACCGACCTCGATCCGGGTGTGATCGAGACGCGCTTCGGGAAACCGGTGCTGCGCATGGTGCAGGACGTCTCGGAACCGCCGAGGCCGGCGCGCTGGAAGACTCGGAAGCTGGCCTACCTGGAACAGCTCCGGACGACGCCGCGGCTCGGCTCGCTGGCCGTCGCCTCGGCCGACAAGATTCACAACCTGACGAAGATGGTGGTGGGCATCGAGTCCCGCGGCGCCGCTTTCCTCCACGCGTTCAGCGCCGGCCTCGACGAGATGCAGTGGTACCAGAACGCGGTCTACGATCTGGCCGCGGAGCGCTGGCGCCACGCCATACTGGAGGAGCACCGGCGGCGGCTCGACGCCTTTCTCGAAGCGGCCAGTGCGCTCGAGGGCCGCGAATAG
- a CDS encoding DUF3347 domain-containing protein, which yields MIRIAAMAAALAALAVPASAAPADGLAAPYLHIQVALANDSTDGVAEAARAIAAEAAGMGEQAVAIGAAAEALADATDLQSARDAFGPLSDALIVYARDVGFGELRLAYCPMVDKEWLQATSEIRNPFYGSMMLTCGEFR from the coding sequence ATGATCAGGATTGCAGCGATGGCGGCGGCGTTGGCGGCGTTGGCGGTTCCGGCGTCCGCGGCGCCGGCCGACGGCCTCGCGGCGCCGTACCTGCACATTCAGGTGGCGCTCGCCAACGATTCGACGGACGGGGTGGCCGAGGCGGCTCGCGCGATAGCGGCCGAGGCGGCCGGCATGGGCGAGCAGGCGGTGGCCATCGGCGCGGCGGCCGAGGCGCTCGCGGACGCGACCGATCTCCAGTCGGCACGCGACGCGTTCGGCCCCCTGAGCGACGCTCTCATCGTGTACGCCAGAGACGTCGGGTTCGGCGAGCTGCGCCTCGCCTACTGTCCGATGGTCGACAAGGAGTGGCTCCAGGCGACCAGCGAGATCCGGAATCCCTTCTACGGCTCGATGATGCTGACCTGCGGCGAGTTCCGGTGA